One genomic segment of [Phormidium] sp. ETS-05 includes these proteins:
- the psaM gene encoding photosystem I reaction center subunit XII, whose amino-acid sequence MALTDTQVFVALVIALIPGILAFRLATELYK is encoded by the coding sequence ATGGCTTTAACAGACACTCAAGTGTTCGTGGCTCTGGTCATCGCCCTGATTCCGGGCATCCTGGCATTCCGTCTCGCCACCGAACTGTATAAGTAA
- a CDS encoding tetratricopeptide repeat protein, producing the protein MLQWIWEKGYAGVQQGDGSCLSKSYAPWREEAGAMQELVEASGTEAERIKEWRDLAAQKASQGDRAGAIEMLGQLLAMQESAIDYNNRGLLYYYDGELDLALADYNRAVALAPALAATYNNRANCYAAKGELVEAIEDYDMAIDLNPFHGRALINQGIAFRHLEMYDLAIQNFDIALGLGQMSGYIYAQRGRTYQEAGDWNCAIADYHRALEALSQPSRSPAQLIRRWRFLVETWLDQLMSMTTA; encoded by the coding sequence TTGCTACAGTGGATCTGGGAGAAAGGATATGCTGGTGTCCAGCAGGGAGATGGGAGTTGCCTATCCAAGAGCTATGCCCCCTGGAGGGAAGAAGCTGGAGCAATGCAGGAATTGGTGGAGGCTTCGGGAACCGAGGCAGAAAGGATAAAGGAATGGCGAGATTTGGCCGCACAGAAAGCCTCTCAAGGCGATCGAGCCGGAGCGATCGAGATGCTCGGTCAGTTGCTCGCTATGCAGGAAAGTGCCATTGACTACAATAATCGCGGGTTGCTGTATTATTACGATGGCGAGCTAGATTTAGCCCTGGCAGATTATAACCGCGCTGTGGCATTAGCGCCTGCTTTAGCAGCCACCTACAACAATCGCGCTAACTGCTACGCCGCCAAAGGGGAATTAGTCGAAGCGATCGAGGATTATGATATGGCGATCGACCTCAACCCCTTTCATGGGCGAGCGTTGATTAACCAAGGGATTGCCTTCCGACACCTGGAAATGTACGACTTAGCCATCCAAAACTTTGACATCGCCCTGGGACTGGGACAAATGTCCGGCTATATTTACGCCCAGCGGGGGCGGACTTATCAGGAGGCTGGGGATTGGAATTGCGCGATCGCGGACTACCACCGCGCTCTTGAAGCTCTCAGCCAACCGAGCCGATCGCCCGCCCAATTGATTCGCCGCTGGCGGTTTTTGGTCGAAACCTGGCTGGATCAATTGATGAGCATGACCACAGCTTAG
- a CDS encoding WD40 repeat domain-containing protein, whose protein sequence is MTTKLGDWIQQQLPEDRLHLLRHQPSYFAKGGQVQRLVAWLTDFGFLQQKLEAVGINPLIDDYDLAIPLVSETEQQTLKLIQGALRLSAHILDQNKTKLAEQMLGRLLSFEIPEIQTMLETAKQWQGNTWLRPLTANLTPPGGSLIRTLTGHSDRVTAVAITPDGKQAVSASGDNTLKLWNLATGSEVATLSGHSNAVLAVAITPDGFQAVSASGDNTLKLWNLATGLEAATLSGYSKSVTAVAITADGKFALSGSEDRTLKLWDLGTGDEVATFSGEYGGFNCCAVAADGVTVVVGNESGRVHFLRLEGV, encoded by the coding sequence ATGACCACAAAATTAGGAGATTGGATTCAGCAACAGTTACCAGAAGACCGCCTGCACCTCCTACGACATCAACCCAGTTATTTTGCCAAGGGGGGACAGGTACAGCGGTTGGTGGCTTGGCTCACGGATTTTGGCTTTTTGCAGCAAAAGTTAGAGGCGGTGGGGATAAACCCATTAATTGATGATTATGATTTGGCGATACCCTTGGTGTCGGAAACGGAACAACAGACGTTAAAGCTGATTCAAGGGGCGTTGCGGCTGTCGGCACATATTTTAGACCAGAATAAGACAAAACTGGCGGAGCAAATGCTGGGGCGGTTGTTGTCCTTTGAGATTCCCGAAATTCAAACCATGCTGGAAACCGCGAAACAATGGCAGGGAAACACCTGGTTGCGTCCCCTCACCGCCAACCTCACCCCTCCCGGCGGTTCACTGATTCGCACCCTCACAGGGCATAGTGACAGGGTAACAGCAGTAGCCATCACCCCCGACGGCAAACAAGCAGTTTCCGCATCAGGGGATAACACCCTGAAACTGTGGAATTTGGCCACGGGGTCAGAAGTAGCCACCCTCAGCGGGCATAGTAACGCGGTACTAGCAGTAGCTATCACCCCTGACGGCTTCCAAGCGGTTTCCGCATCAGGGGATAACACCCTGAAACTGTGGAACTTGGCCACCGGCTTAGAAGCAGCCACCCTCAGCGGGTATAGTAAGTCGGTAACAGCAGTAGCCATCACCGCCGATGGCAAATTCGCCCTTTCTGGTTCAGAGGATAGAACCCTGAAACTGTGGGACTTAGGGACGGGAGATGAGGTGGCGACGTTTAGCGGCGAGTATGGTGGGTTTAATTGTTGTGCGGTGGCTGCTGATGGGGTGACGGTGGTGGTAGGGAATGAGTCGGGGCGGGTGCATTTTCTGCGGTTGGAGGGGGTGTGA
- a CDS encoding DUF86 domain-containing protein, with protein MSSRTQRECLTDMLDAIQRARTYINSMSYEEFSADLKTQDATIRTLEVLGEASKGLSADIKNRFSEIPWKSIARLRDKLIHNYFGVNLDIVWQVVTLELPALERQIMQVLAEIGGS; from the coding sequence ATGTCTAGCCGCACCCAGCGGGAATGTTTAACGGATATGCTCGATGCTATACAAAGAGCAAGAACTTACATCAACAGTATGAGCTATGAAGAATTTTCAGCAGATCTCAAAACGCAGGATGCTACCATTAGAACACTGGAAGTATTGGGAGAAGCCAGCAAGGGCCTATCTGCCGATATCAAAAACAGATTTTCAGAGATTCCCTGGAAAAGTATCGCCCGTCTGCGAGATAAGCTAATTCACAATTACTTTGGCGTCAATCTTGATATTGTTTGGCAGGTCGTCACTCTTGAGTTGCCTGCTTTAGAGAGGCAAATTATGCAAGTGTTGGCAGAAATAGGAGGTTCTTAG
- a CDS encoding UPF0175 family protein: MTVIISDEILQASQLTEGEFRQEVALHLFQTGRLTLGYASKLADMPSGAFRQLLKQRDIPLYSYDLEDFALDMKNLKELGRET, translated from the coding sequence ATGACTGTAATCATCTCAGACGAAATCCTGCAAGCATCTCAGCTTACCGAGGGCGAGTTTCGCCAAGAAGTAGCATTACACCTGTTTCAAACGGGGCGTTTGACGTTGGGTTATGCCAGTAAATTGGCAGATATGCCATCCGGTGCTTTTCGCCAACTTCTGAAACAACGAGATATCCCGCTTTACTCCTACGATTTGGAAGATTTTGCCCTAGATATGAAGAATTTAAAGGAGTTGGGACGTGAAACTTAA
- a CDS encoding Rpn family recombination-promoting nuclease/putative transposase, whose amino-acid sequence MKPDTIFYQLFPTFPSLLFELIGESPSLAGNYSFSSGEIKELSRRVES is encoded by the coding sequence TTGAAACCCGACACGATATTTTACCAGTTATTCCCAACCTTCCCTAGCCTGCTATTTGAACTTATCGGAGAATCTCCATCCCTAGCAGGCAACTACTCATTCTCATCGGGAGAAATCAAAGAACTCTCTCGCCGAGTAGAGAGCTAG
- a CDS encoding DUF433 domain-containing protein: MATKTLSRYVNRHPEILGGEPIITGTRTSVRAIVGLWRMGIMPEEILSHLPHLTLAPLFDALSFYLDNQGEINDYIEKNRVPDELVHPSVKSVVSAL; encoded by the coding sequence ATGGCGACTAAAACCCTGTCACGGTATGTTAATCGCCACCCTGAGATTTTAGGTGGAGAACCTATTATCACGGGGACTCGGACATCAGTTCGCGCCATTGTGGGGTTATGGCGGATGGGCATTATGCCAGAAGAAATTCTCAGCCATTTGCCTCATCTGACTTTAGCGCCATTGTTTGATGCCTTGAGTTTTTATCTCGATAATCAAGGGGAAATTAATGATTACATAGAAAAAAATCGAGTACCTGATGAATTAGTCCATCCATCTGTTAAGTCGGTGGTGAGCGCATTATGA
- the petB gene encoding cytochrome b6, whose translation MFSKEVTNSKVFQWFDERLEVQAIADDITTKYVPPHVNIFYCLGGITLVCFLIQFATGFAMTFYYRPTVAEAFNSVQYIMNEVNFGWLIRSIHRWSASMMVLMMILHVFRVYLTGGFKKPRELTWVTGVIMAVITVSFGVTGYSLPWDQIGYWAVKIVSGVPEAIPVVGSTIVELLRGGTSVGQGTLTRYYSLHTFVLPWLLAVFMLFHFLMIRKQGISGPL comes from the coding sequence ATGTTTTCCAAGGAAGTCACCAACTCGAAAGTTTTCCAGTGGTTCGATGAACGCCTAGAAGTTCAGGCGATCGCTGACGACATCACCACCAAATACGTCCCCCCCCACGTCAACATCTTTTACTGCTTGGGCGGGATCACTCTCGTCTGCTTCCTGATCCAGTTCGCCACTGGATTCGCTATGACCTTCTACTATCGGCCCACCGTCGCCGAAGCCTTTAACTCGGTTCAGTACATTATGAACGAAGTTAACTTCGGCTGGCTGATCCGCTCCATTCACCGCTGGTCTGCCAGCATGATGGTGCTGATGATGATTCTCCACGTCTTCCGGGTGTACCTCACCGGCGGTTTCAAAAAACCCCGCGAGCTGACCTGGGTCACTGGTGTGATTATGGCCGTCATCACCGTATCTTTCGGCGTCACCGGCTACTCTCTGCCTTGGGACCAAATTGGTTACTGGGCCGTTAAAATCGTTTCTGGTGTCCCTGAAGCCATTCCCGTCGTCGGTTCTACCATTGTGGAACTCCTCCGGGGTGGCACCAGTGTCGGTCAAGGCACCCTCACTCGCTACTACAGCCTGCATACCTTCGTACTCCCTTGGCTGCTGGCAGTATTTATGCTCTTCCATTTCCTGATGATTCGCAAGCAAGGCATTTCCGGTCCCTTGTAA
- a CDS encoding ATP-binding protein has translation MGHLRLVKLNQGLLTGTALLAVGSIAAGALGGPVFNTIASILTGLEVGNLGALIKKFCNSRDVLRNQDIAKAAGRSVGLALEKISPQFPKIKGALDGFADKIEGYWVEWAEQPENLNLFESLQEDQLVKIFSNQPDQFTQYQVLPDPEWREVVTWLFEQGCQNGVLTGTVDEDYQDVITALAQELALNFNKNLREVFKDDAAKGGEAFAGMLLDLHGATLAQIAEIKQYLPQLTTRDDICRVLQQLDTGIRDELGQIRETLQQYLDLTKPRLPIPQHCDTIITEKTQDFVGRLYVFEAIIKFLQGKPKGYFILEADPGVGKSAILAKLVQVSQGHCLTHFNSQGSGIVTAGQFLESICTQLIEGYLKNKYSSLPPNTNQDGNVFAQLLGEASKTLPPGQKLVLVVDALDEVDLSKQQQGSNVLYLPDALPDNVYFILSKRPKQLPLPLHDYHTTFDLMQYPAESARDARHYAQKRWQESPQIQEWVSRTSTPEEFFPELVAKSENNFMYLRYVLNDIRDGLYQGETIDSLPRGLRQYYQKHWLIMGMNADPLPLEKIFIIYVLSEVREPISRRLLAKFTGIAEYKLPPVLKEWEQFLRLQTIEKEPRSLQRLSCLV, from the coding sequence ATGGGCCATCTCCGACTGGTAAAACTCAATCAAGGACTGCTCACCGGAACCGCTCTCCTCGCTGTGGGTTCCATTGCTGCTGGGGCATTGGGTGGCCCCGTTTTCAATACCATTGCCAGCATCCTAACCGGACTAGAAGTTGGTAATCTAGGAGCATTAATCAAAAAATTCTGCAATAGTAGGGATGTTTTACGCAACCAAGACATCGCTAAAGCCGCCGGACGTTCAGTGGGTCTAGCTTTAGAAAAAATTAGCCCCCAGTTTCCAAAAATTAAGGGGGCGTTAGACGGTTTTGCCGATAAAATCGAGGGTTATTGGGTGGAATGGGCAGAACAACCCGAAAACCTCAACCTGTTTGAGTCTCTGCAAGAAGACCAGTTAGTGAAAATCTTCTCCAATCAACCGGACCAGTTCACCCAGTATCAGGTTTTACCGGATCCAGAATGGCGAGAAGTGGTGACATGGCTGTTTGAGCAGGGTTGCCAGAATGGGGTGTTAACGGGGACGGTTGATGAGGACTATCAGGATGTGATTACCGCTTTAGCCCAGGAATTAGCCCTGAATTTTAATAAAAATCTGCGGGAGGTCTTCAAAGACGATGCCGCCAAAGGGGGAGAAGCCTTTGCCGGGATGTTGCTAGACCTACATGGGGCGACTTTAGCGCAAATTGCCGAAATTAAACAATATTTACCCCAACTCACCACCCGTGATGATATTTGTCGGGTATTGCAACAGTTGGATACAGGTATCCGAGACGAACTGGGGCAAATTCGCGAGACATTGCAGCAGTATTTGGACTTGACTAAACCCCGTTTGCCCATTCCCCAACATTGTGACACCATTATTACCGAGAAAACTCAAGACTTTGTGGGGCGGCTTTATGTGTTTGAGGCAATTATCAAGTTTTTACAGGGCAAGCCTAAAGGCTATTTTATCCTAGAAGCTGACCCCGGTGTGGGCAAAAGTGCGATTCTGGCCAAATTAGTGCAGGTATCCCAGGGGCATTGTCTCACCCATTTTAATAGTCAAGGTTCAGGCATTGTCACTGCTGGTCAATTTCTGGAAAGTATCTGCACCCAACTGATTGAAGGTTATCTGAAAAATAAATATTCCAGTTTGCCACCGAATACCAACCAAGATGGCAATGTATTCGCTCAGTTGTTGGGAGAAGCCAGCAAAACCCTGCCACCAGGTCAAAAATTAGTGCTAGTGGTGGATGCCTTGGATGAAGTGGATTTGAGCAAGCAACAGCAGGGGAGTAACGTGCTGTATTTGCCCGATGCTTTGCCGGATAATGTCTATTTTATCTTGTCTAAACGCCCCAAACAATTGCCTTTGCCCCTGCATGACTATCACACCACTTTTGATTTAATGCAGTATCCTGCGGAAAGTGCCCGGGATGCTCGTCACTATGCCCAGAAACGCTGGCAAGAGAGTCCCCAGATTCAGGAGTGGGTATCGCGAACATCGACCCCAGAGGAGTTTTTTCCTGAACTGGTGGCCAAAAGTGAAAATAACTTCATGTATTTGCGCTATGTGTTGAATGATATCCGCGATGGTCTGTATCAGGGCGAAACCATCGATAGTTTGCCACGGGGTCTGCGGCAATATTACCAAAAACATTGGCTGATTATGGGCATGAATGCTGACCCGCTGCCCCTTGAGAAAATCTTCATTATTTATGTCCTTTCGGAAGTGCGAGAACCCATTTCCCGGCGGTTGCTGGCGAAGTTCACTGGGATAGCAGAATATAAGCTGCCCCCAGTGTTGAAGGAATGGGAGCAGTTTTTGCGGTTACAAACCATTGAAAAAGAACCTCGCTCGCTACAGCGTCTATCATGCCTCGTTTAG
- the ctpA gene encoding carboxyl-terminal processing protease CtpA yields MRKRVFWPVLALVLPLVLTLIWWVPPAAALTENQQLFSQAWRIVNRAYLDDTFNHQNWWLVRERLLKEPLGTREETYEAIEGMLASLDDPFTRLLKPDQYRSLQVNTAGELTGIGLQIALDSESGTIQAIAPIEGSPAFDAGLQPGDLIWEIDGVSTVGLTLDEAAARMRGPVGTVVVLTVQRVNSEIREKIEMVRSRIALNPVVASLKTSTTGVPVGYIRLGQFNGNATAEVAAAINKLEEQGAQAYILDLRNNPGGLLQAGIEIARLWLDSGTIVYTVNRQGTLGSFEATGEALTDDPLVVLIDRGTASASEILAGALQDNQRAVLVGERSFGKGLIQSLFDLADGSGLAVTVAKYETPNHRDINKLGITPDRVVSRGDLMPTQIASGSDPQYQAAIDFLATEAVLAHAS; encoded by the coding sequence ATGAGAAAACGAGTTTTTTGGCCCGTCCTGGCGCTGGTGTTGCCACTGGTATTGACATTGATATGGTGGGTGCCACCGGCGGCGGCTTTGACGGAAAACCAGCAGTTGTTTAGCCAAGCATGGCGGATTGTCAACCGCGCCTATCTTGATGATACTTTTAACCATCAAAACTGGTGGTTAGTGCGCGAAAGGTTGCTGAAAGAGCCTTTAGGGACTCGTGAGGAAACTTACGAGGCGATCGAGGGGATGCTCGCCAGTTTAGATGACCCCTTCACGCGGTTGTTAAAGCCGGACCAGTATCGCAGTTTGCAGGTGAACACGGCGGGGGAGCTGACGGGGATTGGCTTGCAAATTGCTTTGGATAGTGAAAGTGGGACGATTCAGGCGATCGCGCCCATTGAGGGTTCCCCGGCTTTTGATGCGGGGTTGCAGCCCGGAGATTTGATTTGGGAAATTGATGGCGTGTCAACAGTGGGGTTGACATTAGATGAGGCAGCGGCTCGGATGCGCGGTCCGGTGGGGACGGTGGTGGTCCTGACTGTGCAACGGGTGAACAGCGAAATCAGAGAGAAAATCGAAATGGTGCGATCGCGTATTGCCCTCAACCCGGTGGTAGCTTCCCTGAAAACCAGCACCACCGGCGTGCCCGTGGGCTACATTCGCCTGGGTCAGTTTAATGGTAATGCCACGGCGGAGGTAGCTGCAGCCATTAACAAGCTCGAAGAGCAAGGGGCACAAGCATATATCTTGGATTTGCGGAATAATCCTGGCGGACTGCTACAGGCGGGGATTGAGATTGCCCGGTTGTGGTTGGATTCTGGGACGATCGTTTACACCGTCAACCGCCAAGGCACCTTGGGCAGTTTTGAAGCCACCGGGGAAGCCCTCACCGATGACCCCTTAGTAGTGTTGATTGACCGTGGGACTGCTAGTGCCAGCGAAATCCTCGCCGGTGCATTGCAAGATAACCAAAGGGCGGTGTTAGTGGGGGAAAGGAGCTTTGGTAAAGGTTTAATCCAGTCACTGTTTGACCTGGCGGATGGTTCTGGTTTGGCGGTGACGGTGGCCAAGTATGAAACCCCCAATCATCGAGATATTAACAAACTGGGGATTACGCCCGATCGGGTAGTGTCTCGCGGCGACCTGATGCCCACCCAAATCGCCAGTGGATCTGACCCCCAATATCAAGCCGCCATAGATTTCCTGGCCACAGAAGCGGTGTTAGCCCATGCTAGCTAG
- a CDS encoding TerC family protein — protein MIENLQDFYPAFGVESFFLLLILVALEAVLSADNAIALASIAQGLADPKLQRQALNFGLLAAFVLRMSLILAATWVIQFWQFDLIGALYLLWLVWQYFSGKDEDEESEGGPKRKFASLWQVIPAIAMTDLAFSLDSVTTAVAISDQTWLIITGGAIGIVALRFLAGLFIRWLDEYVHLEDAGYITVGLVGLRLMLRVVDSDDLFPEWAMIAAIAILFTWGFSKRTPELAAGDADEANNTPDAEN, from the coding sequence ATGATAGAGAATTTGCAAGATTTTTACCCTGCGTTTGGGGTTGAATCGTTTTTCCTGCTGCTGATTTTGGTGGCATTGGAGGCGGTATTGTCTGCGGATAATGCCATTGCCCTCGCCTCGATCGCCCAGGGTTTGGCGGATCCCAAGTTGCAACGCCAAGCTCTCAACTTCGGTCTGCTGGCGGCTTTCGTGCTGCGGATGTCTTTGATTCTCGCCGCCACTTGGGTGATTCAGTTTTGGCAGTTCGACTTGATTGGGGCTTTGTACCTGCTGTGGCTGGTGTGGCAGTATTTCAGCGGCAAAGATGAGGATGAGGAATCGGAGGGGGGGCCAAAGCGGAAGTTTGCCAGCCTGTGGCAGGTGATTCCCGCGATCGCGATGACGGATTTAGCCTTTTCCTTGGATAGCGTGACTACGGCTGTAGCGATTTCTGACCAAACCTGGTTGATTATTACTGGGGGGGCGATCGGGATTGTCGCTCTGCGGTTTTTGGCAGGGTTATTCATCCGCTGGCTGGATGAATATGTGCATCTGGAGGATGCCGGTTACATCACTGTGGGTTTGGTGGGGTTGCGTTTGATGCTCAGAGTCGTTGATTCCGATGACCTGTTTCCGGAATGGGCGATGATTGCCGCGATCGCCATTTTGTTTACTTGGGGATTTTCTAAACGCACTCCAGAGCTAGCTGCTGGTGATGCTGATGAGGCAAACAACACCCCCGACGCGGAAAATTAA
- a CDS encoding peroxiredoxin, with protein sequence MAHHEGCLRVGQAAPDFTATAVVDQEFKTIKLSDYRGKYVVLFFYPLDFTFVCPTEIIAFSDRYEEFKKLGTEVLGVSVDSEFSHLAWIQTDRKSGGLGDINYPLVSDIKKEISSAYNVLDPEAGIALRGLFIIDKDGVIQHSTVNNLAFGRSVDETLRTLQALQYVQSHPDEVCPAGWKPGEKTMIPDPVKSKEFFAAI encoded by the coding sequence ATGGCTCATCACGAAGGATGTCTGCGGGTGGGGCAAGCTGCCCCCGACTTCACCGCCACGGCTGTAGTTGACCAAGAGTTTAAGACGATTAAACTGTCGGACTATCGCGGTAAGTATGTAGTGCTGTTCTTCTATCCCCTGGACTTCACTTTTGTGTGCCCGACGGAAATTATCGCCTTTAGCGATCGCTATGAAGAATTCAAGAAACTGGGAACCGAAGTCCTCGGCGTTTCTGTGGATAGCGAATTTTCTCACCTAGCTTGGATTCAGACCGATCGCAAGTCTGGCGGTCTTGGGGACATCAACTACCCCCTCGTCTCTGATATCAAAAAAGAAATCAGCAGCGCCTACAACGTCCTGGACCCCGAAGCCGGTATCGCTCTGCGCGGTCTGTTCATCATCGACAAAGATGGCGTCATCCAGCACTCCACTGTCAATAACTTGGCATTTGGTCGCAGTGTGGATGAGACTCTGCGCACTCTGCAAGCTCTCCAGTATGTCCAATCTCACCCGGATGAGGTTTGCCCCGCTGGCTGGAAGCCCGGGGAGAAAACCATGATTCCTGACCCCGTGAAGTCCAAAGAATTCTTCGCCGCTATCTAA
- a CDS encoding glycosyltransferase family 4 protein: MAGLKRDTFIFLEIFSLEGGIQSYVRDILQAYVSAVANDKTGGGDVFLLRDGSECENPLAGHNSLKFHYLKTQSPTLGRLMLSVSLLWHLLRQRPQRVFCGHINLAPLVQLLCVPLGITYVILTYGKEVWEPLPLPYQKALQQAAQIWTISRYSRDRACASNRLDPQKFQILPCAVDGDTFQPGEKSPELLQRYGLADAKVLMTVARLWSGDIYKGVDVTIRAIPIIAESFPNVKYLVIGRGDDQPRLEALAASEGMADRVVFAGFVPTPDLPAHFRLADAYIMPSQEGFGIVYLEAMACGVPVLAGDADGSAEPLQDGKLGWQVPHRDPEAVAAACIEILQGNDRRCDGKWLRQMTLANFGIEAFTARLEQLLDVRG, encoded by the coding sequence GTGGCTGGATTGAAACGCGATACCTTCATTTTTTTGGAAATTTTTTCCCTAGAAGGCGGTATTCAATCCTACGTCCGGGATATCCTCCAGGCTTATGTCTCTGCTGTGGCGAATGATAAAACTGGGGGTGGGGATGTGTTCCTCCTCCGCGACGGCTCGGAATGTGAGAACCCTTTGGCGGGGCATAATTCACTTAAGTTCCACTATTTGAAAACCCAATCGCCTACCCTGGGACGCCTCATGCTCTCAGTCTCTCTCCTGTGGCACCTACTGCGTCAACGTCCCCAGCGGGTTTTTTGTGGTCACATTAATCTGGCTCCCTTGGTGCAGCTTTTGTGCGTTCCTTTAGGTATCACCTATGTAATTCTCACCTATGGTAAGGAAGTATGGGAGCCATTGCCTCTTCCTTACCAAAAGGCTTTGCAACAAGCGGCGCAAATCTGGACGATTAGCCGGTATAGTCGCGATCGTGCCTGCGCCAGCAACCGCCTCGACCCACAAAAATTCCAAATTCTCCCCTGTGCGGTTGATGGCGATACCTTCCAACCAGGGGAGAAATCACCGGAGTTGCTACAACGCTATGGCCTCGCTGATGCCAAAGTGTTAATGACTGTAGCGCGTCTTTGGTCTGGCGATATTTATAAAGGGGTTGATGTCACAATCCGGGCTATTCCTATTATAGCAGAGTCTTTCCCTAATGTCAAGTATTTAGTCATCGGTCGGGGCGATGACCAACCCCGCTTGGAAGCATTGGCGGCGTCCGAGGGTATGGCCGATCGGGTGGTGTTTGCTGGTTTTGTCCCTACCCCCGACCTCCCCGCTCACTTCCGTCTCGCTGATGCCTACATTATGCCCTCTCAGGAAGGATTCGGGATTGTCTATCTCGAGGCGATGGCTTGCGGTGTCCCGGTGTTGGCCGGTGATGCTGATGGTTCCGCCGAGCCGTTACAAGATGGTAAACTGGGGTGGCAGGTGCCGCACCGTGACCCAGAAGCTGTGGCCGCCGCTTGTATAGAAATTTTGCAGGGGAACGATCGTCGCTGCGATGGCAAATGGTTGCGGCAAATGACCCTGGCTAATTTTGGGATAGAAGCGTTTACCGCCCGCCTCGAGCAACTGCTGGATGTGAGGGGCTAG
- the petD gene encoding cytochrome b6-f complex subunit IV, with product MSTQKKPDLSDPVLRAKLAKGMGHNYYGEPAWPNDLLYVFPVVILGTFALCVGLAVLDPAMVGEPANPFATPLEILPEWYLWPVFQILRVVPNKLLGIAAMAAIPAGLILVPFIEGVNKFQNPFRRPLATTVFLFGTLVTLWLGIGAIFPIDKSLTLGLF from the coding sequence ATGTCAACCCAAAAAAAGCCGGATCTGAGCGATCCAGTCCTTCGTGCTAAGCTGGCCAAGGGCATGGGGCACAACTACTATGGTGAACCCGCTTGGCCTAATGACCTGCTCTACGTTTTCCCCGTGGTGATTCTGGGCACCTTCGCTCTCTGCGTTGGTCTGGCAGTTCTTGACCCCGCAATGGTGGGCGAACCGGCTAACCCCTTCGCCACTCCTCTGGAAATTCTCCCGGAATGGTATCTCTGGCCCGTGTTCCAAATTCTGCGGGTCGTCCCCAATAAACTTCTGGGGATTGCGGCTATGGCAGCCATTCCAGCGGGCTTGATTCTTGTGCCTTTCATCGAAGGTGTGAACAAGTTTCAAAACCCCTTCCGTCGTCCTCTGGCGACTACGGTTTTCTTGTTCGGCACTCTCGTTACCCTCTGGCTGGGTATTGGGGCGATTTTCCCGATCGATAAATCCCTGACTCTCGGTCTGTTCTAA
- a CDS encoding nucleotidyltransferase family protein: MINTIGNSTKETVITCLQQNLTYLKAQYHVKRIGLFGSFATETATATSDVDLLVEFDRPIGLKFVELCDYLESCLGRKVDVLTVAGIANIRNQAVADSITRSLIDV, translated from the coding sequence TTGATAAATACCATAGGGAATAGTACCAAAGAAACCGTGATTACCTGTTTGCAGCAAAATTTAACTTATTTGAAGGCGCAATATCATGTGAAACGAATTGGGCTTTTTGGTTCTTTTGCCACCGAAACTGCCACCGCCACCAGTGATGTGGATTTGCTGGTGGAGTTTGACCGCCCGATCGGATTAAAGTTTGTCGAGCTATGCGACTATCTGGAATCCTGTTTGGGCAGAAAGGTAGATGTATTGACTGTAGCAGGAATCGCTAATATCCGTAATCAGGCTGTCGCCGATAGTATCACCAGGAGTTTGATTGATGTCTAG
- the ndk gene encoding nucleoside-diphosphate kinase: MEREERTFIAIKPDGVQRGLVGQIVSRFEAKGYTLVGMKLLQVSRELAEAHYAEHKEKPFFPGLVQFITSGPVVAMVWQGKGVVATARKLIGATNPLNSEPGTIRGDFGVDVGRNIIHGSDAVATAEREIKLWFTDAELTSWQPTVTPWIYE; this comes from the coding sequence GTGGAACGCGAGGAAAGGACATTTATCGCCATCAAACCGGATGGGGTCCAGCGCGGCCTGGTGGGTCAGATTGTGAGCCGCTTTGAAGCCAAAGGTTATACTTTGGTGGGGATGAAGCTGCTGCAAGTCAGCCGGGAACTGGCGGAAGCACATTATGCGGAACATAAAGAAAAACCTTTCTTTCCCGGTCTGGTGCAGTTCATCACCTCTGGACCTGTGGTGGCAATGGTTTGGCAAGGTAAAGGGGTGGTGGCGACGGCTCGTAAGTTAATTGGTGCGACTAATCCCCTCAATTCAGAACCGGGGACGATTCGCGGTGATTTTGGCGTGGATGTGGGACGCAATATTATTCACGGTTCCGATGCGGTGGCGACGGCGGAACGGGAAATTAAACTGTGGTTTACCGATGCGGAACTGACGAGCTGGCAACCCACGGTGACGCCTTGGATATACGAGTGA